The sequence below is a genomic window from Cucumis melo cultivar AY chromosome 5, USDA_Cmelo_AY_1.0, whole genome shotgun sequence.
CAGTTGTATCAATTAAAGTATTCAAGTAacaattgtatcaatttaaacttcaAACTTTCTTAAGTGTACCAGTTTACACCGTCCTTCAAAAATTTAGTTCGACCAATTTCGTGTGGAACTTATAATTTGAAACACTTAAAACTCCTAAATTTAACAAGTCAGTCTATTTAAATTGTTCATTACAATTACCAGCGAAGATTATTCGTGTATTTAATCGTAACGACCCAACGCTTTATACTAAGCTGGGATCATTACTGCTAAAAAGGacaataaaatttcttaaattaaatttaaaagtaaaacaaatgttcatggtcaaaacttcaaatactcatttaatatgataaataaatgaatCGATAGAAATAGATCTCAAATAACTAATTCCTAGtccgggccctatctagttttaaagagtaACATAAATAAAAGTGCATAAATACTGAAATCGAAATCTAATAACATAAGGTGGAAGCAAAACGTTCCCTATGGCAtgtcacggtcacttcttgtcattcgccagctttcctctgcTCTTTCATCTACATGTacctgaaaaaaaaataaacataagagaatgagtataaaaaaatatactcagtaagggattTACTACAGTCCTGCTAGGTGGCTGTTAACTTTAAattagagtcctataaagtGATACCTCTAACTGGcatgttcccgaacacgtgcaatctgagatcccgtaggaacatctctggtcttcggtgaactcaaaggaacacctaggacaaaattggtcttcgatgaacacaaggaacacctaggacaaactggtctttagtgaatctcgaaagaaacactaagacaatcgggttgtaAGTGAACCGATCGAGCCACTCataaacatatcatctcatactggactagtgatcccgtcggactacacaatcataaaaaggtggtgatctcgaggaACACTTATGTGGATACGACTCTAATAAAAAAAGCTAacagtacaccctatccatagcatgcaacataacatagcatcatcatatagcatcatcataaacatgacctGAGTATTAATCGAAacattcttaatcatgagattaatactTCATGCATAAGCATCAACAATGTCAAAtatcatcatcataaacataactcagtcggatctatcagtcatcataacCTAGACTAGTCATGACTAgcaatcatcataaacataaacatattatgcatattagctacatcaatgcataatggaaaagttacatgcaagctcttacttcAATTTGAAgctctagtaggagaatctcttacttggagattagcttaattcACAGAAAACACTCCTGACAGCAAAGTCAAGCTTCTccaaaaaattccaaaaaatcctaaacagtaaggaTAAAATACTAAGATAACTAAATTTGCAGTTAAATTAGGATCCAAAAATCTAGATAATTCAACCTACCCAAAGTTGATATCGGATCCAACTCAACCTTAACTTAGGACAACGTTCCACAACTTACTTCCAATTATCTAACCAGtactttaagaaaaataatttaatttaatctaaaattaaattatttagggtccaaaaatTAGTCTTTGTTGGGCATTAAACCAAACTCAAATCAAACTTACAAAAAATATAGGTGAAAAGGGAAAAATTAAGCTTGGCGGCTCAAATGGCTTGGAAGAGAAGGATCGGCTCGGCTAAGGCAGGGAAAACGACTCGGGTAGGTGGCTCACACGCGCAGGGCGGCTCGGGTTGGCGGCAATGGCAGACGAAAGGTGAAGCTCGACGATGCGCTTGACGCAGCTGGTCGGCTCGATCGTGAGACGGCTCGGGCGATTTTGAATCCGTCGACCCGGACCGGTGAGGCTCGTTGACGACTGCTGAGTGGAGCGATGCGGCGGAAGGCGAAGGAGACGTGGAGGAGAGTGCGACTGAAAGATGTTGTTGACTCGGTTCATGCGAACGAAGACGACTCGGGTTGGGGTGTTAATGTGAAGGGGAGCTTCGACGTTTGCGATGATCGACGAACAGACGACAACCGAGACGATTGACGGATGGAGGCGGCTGACCGAAATAGAGACAGCTGCAAAAGAGAATGTGGCGACGGCGAGGGATGATGagggttttttttcctttgagaGATTAAGGTTTCAATTGGAAGGGATGGATCGCACAACTTTCCATGGgctattaaataaaaataataatattattattactattatttttatttctctctcttcaattaaaacccacgaatcttctttttatcttctttttaccttttttttcaaaataaaatcaatacttctctctcctcaaccaatcacatcacttTATCTTTCCAAACTAATAACTCACTCTCTAATAATTATcttattttcataatacaatcattttaaactttaaattcaaataattatatactCTTATATAATTATCCAAAATTCTCTAAAATACATAACTCCTAAAACAAACCAAATCAATCATTGAAGCCAATTCAATTAACTAGATATTTTCCAAAgtatctaattaattctaattccTACAGATCAAGGATTTCCACAATTAAATCATATAACATCCAAAATAATTCCAACAttagtcaaaattaaacttaagataattaaaataaattatcttaatttaaaGCGTTACATTAATTTTCAATCTAGTGTACACTTATTCTAATGTCAAAGAGAATTTTCAAAAGAAACCCATACTAAAAGTGATTACACAAGAAAAGGCAACCTAACTTCACATTTATAGGAAAAAGGCAGTTTGTTAGGATTTAAACATAATACAACCGAAAAACAAACCCTAAACAAGAAATATTACCCCCAAGGCTCAAAACAATATCGAAAAAACCAAGATACACAAGAATggccaataaaatgcaacgttAGCTAAGATCAATTAGAATAACGTATGTTCCAcatcaaaaaatttaaattaaatcatttaCGAAAGTTAAGAATTTAGAAGTTGCCCATAAAGTTTTTCCAAAGAACGTAATTGGAGATATAAATTGATACACTTATAAAAGTTTTAAGTTTATAAATAATTGTTAGTTCATAGTTCAAAGGTATATAGAACCATATATTTGTTCAACATCTAAATACAATTCatagtaaaaataaaagaaataatgagaatgaCATCACTAGAGAAATGGTCACTTCTAAGATAAGTTGGAGTGGGGCCTAATAGTACTTGAGTTGTGATCATATACTAAAAAACAATTTATgataattttaattcttttgttatctCAATTCTCATCCCATACTCGATgagtaaataaaagaaaacaaccTACAACCTACAAGAAATAAagtcaaataaatttttttggaGTTCAATAATTTGAATAATTGAGTATCAAATTAAATTTTTGTATCTAATTATGGGACACCTCATAAAGTcgagagagagggaaaaaacATCAAAACTAGCCACCTCTTCTAACCCTCCTTATCTGATTTCTCGACCTCTCCAAAAATTCTATAGTTTCTCTCAAACCAAATATTTCCACTAAACTTCAAAAACAACTTTCACGCCACAACATTTTGGTTTCTCTCTCGAGGGAGAATGCAAAAGCACTTCTTTCGATATACATCTCTCACAGCGTTTTGAAATGAACTTTTTAAGCACTTAAAACGGTTTTTCCAAATACAATCTGAGATGAAATGAAGGTGTGCCACATCTGTTATTCCTTGACCATTCTTAGTATCATTCAAGTCATGAGTGTGTTTATATCACATAGGGAATATCATTGTACAAAACTGTCATCTTCACTCAAGAAGCTTGAAAAGAATATAGCAATGAAGCAATAGTCAAAAACGCTAACGTAACAAATGGCTGAATCAACCACTGATTTGGCCAAGCTTATTCTCTGATCCAAAATGGAGAAATTGTATCTGCTCAATGAATCTTCAACTATACTGCAGTACGCCAAGATTAAACTTTGGTTTCAACCAAGCTAAAGAGGAGGGAAAAGACTAAGCAATTAGCATACATGCAAAATTTTGTTAATGTTCTACACATCAACTTTTAAGTTGTGTAAAGTTGATCACCACATGCAGGTTTCAGTTGAAGCAAACAATTCTAGGATGTAAAAGCTTAGCTACAAATCCATAAACGGTTTCAGGGGAGAAACTCATATGAAGATAGAGAATGGgagagaattttatttttcattattaagTCTAATCTACTTACAAATTTTCATCATATTCAGCCTTGAGGCAGTTGCATTATGCCTCTCCGGTCATCTCCCAGTGGTAGCGAGAAATATGTGTGTATGCAAGCATCAGAACCTGATTAAACTTCAGATACTTAATGACAGTACGTCTCCAAGTCCAAAGCGGGATCTCATGCTCGATCATTTATACTCCTAGATACTGAGTAATTATGAACAAGTTGAAGCAGAATGTCAAGGCCGTGGGAtggctttttctttttttttcaaaatacaGAGACAATCTGCCTAATGAATGTGATTTCTTCAAAAATAATCTGCATACAGTAAAGAGATTTAAATGCCATCAGCCCTGATCACTGACTAggtaaaatagaaaaacaacACTGCAAATTCCACTCACATGCAACTTAGTTAGCTATAAGATCATTTTTGCTGGTGGGTTTCACACTGCTGGCATTAACACAAGAAGCTTGTTCATTAGCCTGCAGTAAAGAACATCATTCATGGGAATCAAAAATCAGATTAAGAGTGAATAAACAATAATGTTAATTCTTAATTATATCTCAATTCTAATAAAGAATTGTCTAATATTCTATACCAACACCGAGGAATCATCGAATCGAGCActgaataaataatatatgtttttccTTGTAAATAATCAATCGAAGTCATATAAAATTCACCAAATAATGGTTCAAAGAGCAACCGGATAATTCAATATTTCCATGAAggattaaaattagtttttctttctttctttctttctttttctttgggTGAGGGGAGTCCAAAAATATAGGAAGAAGATAGAATTTACACTTAGTCTTCTAATTTTTTATGGGACAGTAGCAAATATTGCAAATAAATTCAAagtattaatatatataacattttaaGAAAACTGcgaatatagcaaaatctgtcagaGCTCTATCAATaattatcaatgatagaagtatAACCAATAGATCACATtacaaatattggtctatcactaatagactatAAAAGTCTATGAGCGATAGAAcaatagactttgctatattcacaattttctaaaaataatggTATACACTTGATTTACCCTAAAATTGCTACCCATTataattactttttttatttatttttctaaataaacattttaattcTTGAAGTTCGAGAAAGTATAAAAGTAATCTCTAAAATCATTGTTTTACAAGGGCCAATGATGGAAAGCTGAGTAGGGTAAGTGAAATGATGATGTAGTTGTGCTTAAATCATCAGTTTTAAATAACATGGGAAATTTTTATTTGACTGTTTAGAAGCACATACACTTTAGTTTGCGAGTCCATGTCCGACACGTATTGGACACTTGGACATTCCGACACTTGGTGGACACTTAACACTTGTTAGTGCAACAATGCATTAAACATGCATAGAACACTCGTTGAATAGACCACAAAAACACATAtatgacaataataataacttttgaATGTGGAATACATCAAGCTAAGTTTTTTAAGTATATAAATGCATCAAAATTCATTTACTATGCATTTTCTTTTACTATaaaagtaatatatatttttcaaaaatgaatattttaataaatttgtctTTGCCATGTTgtgttctaaaattttaaatataacatgTCGTCGTATCGTGTCTGTGCATCTTAGTTTGATAGTATGTTTTGTCCTCTATGGAAAAACTCTATTGACAtgtctctctttctctctaacCTAGCCGGCATTCTGCTTACCAGCAGAAAGAGTTGCAATAAAATCCCACCAAAACAACACTGATGATCTAGAAACCAGCAACTCTATGTAATCAACACTTTTTTAACCATCCCACCATCTTCTTCTTGCCAGCACTTTCCAGATCAACACTAATCCAGTAAGAAAAAGAATCCCACCAAAAGAGTTTGAGAAGAAGGTGTCAAGATAGAGGACGAAAGAGGGTTATTGGTACGCTGAGTTTCTTCAGTAGAGTTGAAACCAGTTCGGTTGTAACCGCCAAGAGTGTTTTTGGGGGATTGACCATATGAGAGAGAGAAAGGTGACTGACAGTGTACACTGGTTTTCTACAGATTGAGGTGTGCTTGGTAAATGGGTTTAATCTTTTATTCCTGAATGTGTTTTAATTAGGTGATTCTTCTTAATGTTACTAAGAGGAAGGGAAACCGACACCAGAGATTATTTAGAGACCATTCGGTAACGtttgtgtttcatgtttcttttcttttttcagaacaagaaacagaaatATGTTTTAATAACTATCTTATTTACGGTTCCTtggagaaagaaaaacaaaacaaaacagaaACTCGTTTTTAacctttcttgtttttttttaattacattttctccatattttataattcaaatataatctaattatataaaataaaaaatataaagaatgcattaaaatataaaaaataattatcaaatacaCATAAGTTCCTATGtaaaattaataacaataataaaattgtttatATCTTTCATATGTTGCTAAAGTTTGATTTACAATATTATTTCTCACACAAgtcatttattttaaattttaaatgatGTAGACTCAAATCTAACTCGATTAATGTCGTGGTTGAAAAAAAGTATTAAAATGAACCTAAATGAATATATcaataaacaaaatttatatattgTAAAATTATATCTGGTTTTGTcggaaagaaaaataaaaataataattttgaaaataaacatatataaatgcatattgcaaaatttaaaatttaaaattaaaaaaatatttatatatgcATGTTAAAACAAGAAATTATTTTACATGACAAAATTGCTAAAagaaatatttacaaatgttgtgatattttgctattgtttgtaaaatattttggttcatttctCTAATTAGAAAAACtctattgaaaatttgaaatttgaaaatcaaaactATATATAAATCTAAATACTTGAAAAggtaattataatggatagtaatttttagaataattattaagtatgtagcaatattttaaaaaaattgcaaatatagcaaagtctatcaacgatagaagtctatcagtgatagacttctatcgttgatagactcgtATAGTTTATGAGTGATAGATCAACATTTACTAcctggtctatcagtgatagactcctatcattgatagattttgacaaattttgctatatttgcaatttttttaaaatgttgcaatatacttaattattttgaatgaaattgctacatttgcaactatcccgaACCGCAtggaaaaattgaaatttggaaatcaaaataatatataaatctaaaaatgtgacaattcaaaattaaattaacatataaatataaataaagaaaaaagtataaataaagaaagaaatatagAGATGAGggaaacataaaagaaaaaaattaaaatatatatataaaaaaaaaaacaaacaaacaaacaaaaatgtaGATTTGATCTCAAAACCATAAAGTTGAGAAGTGTCATGGACATGCTTCCGAACTAACTAGCCAAGTCTACACTTTGTTGCATTTAAGAAACAATTTTGGCCTCATTTTTAGGTAGGTTTATCGAATTTTAGGAACATGAAACATGAacaaaaaaacataaaacagaAATGTTATCAAGCTCATAAAAGTTTGAAACAAGTATGCTAAAAACTTAATTTAAGAAAGTTCAAAATATATATCAGCAAACCTGTCTAAGAGCTGGAGTCATTGAAGGATCGGTGCCACCATTTGGCACCATGGGTGAATTAATGTTTGGAGATGTATCTTTCGAGCTACAGGCTGCAGTTGAACCAAAATTATCCACAGGAGCTACTGCCATACTGGAATTAGTCACAAAAGGCCCTCCAGAAAACGGTGCAACCGGTCCACGTGGCATAGGCATGGGAAGTCCTTGACCAGGAAGTCCAAGAACTTGAAAGTTAGAACTTGGCAGTCCATGCATTACAGTTTGAGCTGGCATTGATGGGCCAGGGAAATGCATTCCTTGCATGTGTGGCACTGGAACCATAGGAATACCACCATTCATGTCTGGCATACCTATCCCAAATCCCATTCCTACGCCCATGGGCGGGTAAATGTGAGGTGTATTCATGGGTGGCATTGCTCCAGGGAACATCATGGGAGGCATGAACAAACCAGCTCCCATTGACATAATCTGAATAATGAGTGAAATACTTTAACAGGTTACTGAATTGTTTTACACAACGGAAACTTCCAAGTTGTGTAAGGTCGACAGAGTCgaagaaataaaaatttctGCCTCAGGGAACAGAGCATCACCTGAACCTGAAGTTGAAGCGTTTTCAAGTACTCAATGGCTTCATCGAGCATGGATGCTTTGTCGACCTAGTAATTCCATGTAGATTagtaagagaaaaaaaatcaagcCATGCTACTTTCAAGCAACAAATGAACACCCTGAAGAGAGAATAACCCAACCTTATTACAATTTGGTATCAGTTCTTGCAGTGCACGCATCTTCTCGTTGATCCTATCTCTTCGTCGCTGTCACAAAGTGTTAAGAATGAGTCCACTTaagaacaaaaaggaaaaactttatatatgaagcaaaaaaaaactGCAGTTCTCGTAACAAGACTCACTCTTTCTGATAAATTATGAACTTCTGCAGCCCTGCTTCTTTTCGAACCAGTTCCTCGACCAGAAGTCACTCTCTTCACATCATTGCAATCTTCTTCTACATCCTGCACTTGTAAATACTTTTCATTTATCTATTTGGAAAACGATCAAGATACACAAGGCAAGACAAAGATACAACTTAGAACTCACATCACTATGCCATTCAGAATCCTCAGTGTCATGACATTTTCTCTTCCTATTAAGTGGCGGATCATCAGAAGCTCCCTCCACGCTATTCCGTGAACAAAGGGAAGCAGCAATTACAGATTCAACAGCCTTCTCACTATCTGCATATCCTTTCGTTGCACCAACTTCAAGACAATGTTTGAGGCGGTCATCATGGTCAGCTGAATCACCCAAACAAGCAGCCTCAGGCTGTTTGTTAGCCTGTGATTGCTCAGGAGGCTTGGCATCTGATGGATTTTTACCATCTATGGAAGGAACTACCGCATTTTTACAACCTGAATTTGATTCATTTCTTATACCACCTTGGATTGCAATTAATGAAGATTCACGGGGTTGACTATTAGCAGCCGAACTGTTCTTAACCATGCTGTCCAAATTGCGTGAACCACCAGTTCCAGGGACACCATGATTCTGAGGATTGGATTTGAGAAGAGCGGCAGGTCGCAGAAAGTGGGAGAAATTTATGATATTGGATGCATTATTTGGAGGAGTTGGATCTAGCTTTTGCCTTGCAGTGCTTGAAGAACTGCTTGCAATCAATGGAACCTGAGGAGAGTGGCCCACAAGAGAATCATGAAGAATCTTGCCTGTAGTATTTTCAGTTCCTCCAGCACATTTTGTTCTGAGATGTGGAAATGATGTCTGACTTTGCTGGGATGCTGATGAATGTAATTGGTTCGTGCTACTTCTAGCTCTTGCAGCTGAAACATCTAATGAAGAAAGCTTGGAAATATTGCCATCTTCTAGATTAGCACCGTGCATAGAATTTAGGTGCATATCTCTCTCTCTGTTTACCTGATTACCGCCACTAGCTTTGCCTATAGAAGATGCAATGCTATTACGTGAGGGAAAGTCATTAACAGTGACCCCAGATAATTCAGGTAAGAAATCGGAAGAATAATCGTGTTGCAGATGTCCATCAAGAGGATAACTTAGCCAAGGCACCATATCATCATCGTCGTCATGAGCTAATTCGACATCCGGAGAAGGGGCCGTTGACATAACATCTCTTACTACAGAATCAATAGCCCCAAACTTTCCCATCTTTGCATTGTTGAAATATCCTACATCTCTATCTCTATCCCTGGGACTATGAGTTGGTAAACATTGAGCCTGTGAAGTGTTTAAATTTGAGTTCTTCCTGGTCCTATTGGACTGGCCTTGCAGCAAAATTTGACCATTCTCCCACACCAGCTCGAAAACATCATTCTCAGGACTATATTCGAACCCCAAGAGAAACAAAAAGCTAAAATTTAGAACAAATATACATAGAACAAAACCCAGAAACCAAAAAAATACTTCACAAACAATAAGCAAAGAAATAATGATGATCCTTAAGATCCAAAAGTCAAGTCTAGCTAAAAGACTTACTTCATAGATAAATCAGAAGCAACCATGTTGTTCTTGTCTTGAGTTGAATCAAGTTTCCCTCTGGCCACACGATAAAGCTCAGATAGAGGCATGGTTGGAAAAtggtaaagaaaagaaaaaaagaaaaagaaaaaaaaaaaaaaaaaaactctgcGCCTCTTTACTGGGAAATAAGTCACGTTTAAACTCCACAAGCTAAACCCAAATGAATAAAATAAGACGAACCCAGTTGAATACAAAGAGGATTAAACACCTCTAAATCATCAAAGTGGCTTACAAATAGGTAAAACCAATGTCCCTATCAGTGGAGTCAAATAGAGTTTTgggagaaaatatattttaacaaCTCAAAAGGGGTATTAAATAAAGCAATTGTTTAATGAATCTCAGAGACACCCAAATCCAAAATTAAGCTCCTAAGCTCATATTAATATAAAAGAAACTCGAGAAGAAAGGCAAATCCAACAGATCCCAgatgaaatatttgtttaatagGCCGAGTCTGACGAGCAAGAAAGAGGAAATTAGTGAAAGAAGAGTATATTTACTTGAAGAAGACAAACGAAAAGCCTGACAAATGACATCCAAACCAGAAACAAGGGAAAAACCTGAAGAAATTCGGCGGCTAAACGAAcggaaaagaaacaaaaacgaGAGGGAAAAGTGAGATCCTCGAAGCAGTCCAAATACACGAATCCAAATGCATTGAAAATGCGAATTGGGGTTTAATCGAACGATCCAGAAAGCTGTAGTTTAGCCAAAAACAAGtaggaaaaagaagagagaaagaagatccCAATGGAACGTGAAAGAAGGGAAATGGGCAAAAGGGCAAAAGGGCGACAGAGTTATAGCAAGAAAAATGAAGGGTAAGAGAGTGAAAACAAAATAGAGCGCATCTGAGTGGAGAAAAGGACGGTGACACCTTCTGAATCTTAGTCTCAAATCAAGTCGGAAGTGGGTCCACCATGAAACCTCTGGTCAAGATGAACTGGGTCACCCACCACCGCCACCACCGTCGTCATGGCCACCGCGAACTGGTGGTTAAGTGCAGAGAAACTCTGTTCATCAATCATTGAATGAAACTATACATTGACAAGATTGAATTTTGATGAAGTTTAAGAAGAAGGGTGTTGGTCTTCTTGTTGTTCCTGCAGTTTGCTCCCTAAGATTGAGGCAAAACCGAATCGTTTGAATGAAATGGATGATTGAACATACAGTCTCTGCAGATTAAAGTTGCTCCCCCATTCCATATTCTTATCCGAGTGgcatctttcttttttgttgtgtATTGTGTTTGTTGTTTGTATCTGATCTCTCAGCATTTTTGTGCAATGCGATACATTGCATGTATTGCATTGGGTGTCATCCTTTTTTGGATAATATTAGAGATAGAGATATAAAAGAGAAGAGAGCACTATGCACCATTTTAAGCTCTAATCTAAAGCTTTCATGTTAGTATCTCATgtgtatttcttttttaaaaaataatatttttaaatatagaaaaatcaaCTAAACTCCTTATGAAGCAAAGCGAGGATCCACACGAATATAAGATAGAATACTATTTGTATCTATCTATATTATGATAGATATATCTTCTATATGAAAATTGTGTAAATGAAATGTTATTCattataattattctaaaaattataTAGAGATATGAGAAAAGTTACTTATTATATGAAAAGGGTATAAATGAAGTGTCTATGcattaaatttgtttaaaactCTTATTGGTCTCCAAGTTATCTAAATACCTATACTTGTCTATGAAATTTATGATCTACTTTGGTCTTGAAATATATTCTTTTAACAAATTTTTAGAACATAATCATTTACATCTTTGTCTTTATATTGTTTTTAATGAATTGATAGTATAGGTTTTCAAGTATATCTTATATCATATGAATAACTGTCCAACCTAAATAGATATTATTTTTATGGATATGAAGGACAAGAAAAAGACAACAAAATAATCGTAGAACATAGTAGAGGAGATAAGTTTATGaacaaaaataacaaagaagAATCTTTCAAAAGAATTCACAAAGAAATTgcaaatacaaaaaaaaatcttgtttttaaGAATATAGGTTTACAATAAATcacaaaacaattttttaagaaacaagaGGTGACAAAATATCTTAACATAATTCAATTGGTTAATAAGACATATCCCAAGAACTTAAAAGGTAGaagttcaaaattaaattcTCTATCCCCACATTGTCAACTAAGAAGCTTTAGATCAAACTAAGAAGAGTATCGTTCATTTCACACAATCAACGACTAATGTTAAAAGTTTACGGAACGTTGAATACAACAAAAAGCCTAAAAGTTAAAAGATTGGAAATAGTTTGTTTTGTTGTAGAGACAAAGATGGAGGGATTTGTACAtgaatcttttttattttattttatttcttttttgttgagATTTGAGGTTGTGGAAAGTGGGGATTATTTATAGAAAGAAACAAGTGGGAAATGGTATGGGGTGATGAAGTTCACGTGGGAAGCCTTTGCTTTTGAGACACTTATATTCATACATCTCATTCACTTAACAGACATTGGGGGGGGGcctctcttttttccttttggccttatgtctcttcttcttcctttcctaTTCTACTTTCATCTATTCCAATTTTCATTCACACACTTGGCTTCAACTCATTTACTTAGGGTTTGAGATGGCTTTTTGAAAGGGTAAATCGCAACCGATAGCACTTACTTAGGTACATATagcaacaattttaaaaaaattgtaaatgtaacaaaatttatcCGTACGTATGACAAAACTTTTATAGTTGATATAGTTGAGATagactttctttttttcctttttgaaaagATATGTTGCGTAAGTCGGTAGGTACATCAAAAATATCTCTACTAAGTTGATACATTATTGACACCATCAATCATCTAATTCTACGTCATTTTATTAATATCAAAAggccaataaaaaaaaaaaagaaatagagagAAACCCACAAGGTGAAAACATTATGTATCACCTAAGAGGAGACTATGTAAAGGGTTGGAAGCACTATAGAGGGAAGGTTTGTAGTTTTTAAAAGGCTTTGAtctatttaaaaatagtaataCATTGTTTATAGGTTTCTATTAATGATATAGTGATAGATTCATATTGGTGATATCATTTCTCAGCTCTAAGTTCttctatatttgaaatattttttgcATTGTGTTATATTTGCTAATATTTTAggtatggttatattatatttgtaattatacCCT
It includes:
- the LOC103493865 gene encoding transcription factor PIF3 isoform X1, which gives rise to MPLSELYRVARGKLDSTQDKNNMVASDLSMNPENDVFELVWENGQILLQGQSNRTRKNSNLNTSQAQCLPTHSPRDRDRDVGYFNNAKMGKFGAIDSVVRDVMSTAPSPDVELAHDDDDDMVPWLSYPLDGHLQHDYSSDFLPELSGVTVNDFPSRNSIASSIGKASGGNQVNRERDMHLNSMHGANLEDGNISKLSSLDVSAARARSSTNQLHSSASQQSQTSFPHLRTKCAGGTENTTGKILHDSLVGHSPQVPLIASSSSSTARQKLDPTPPNNASNIINFSHFLRPAALLKSNPQNHGVPGTGGSRNLDSMVKNSSAANSQPRESSLIAIQGGIRNESNSGCKNAVVPSIDGKNPSDAKPPEQSQANKQPEAACLGDSADHDDRLKHCLEVGATKGYADSEKAVESVIAASLCSRNSVEGASDDPPLNRKRKCHDTEDSEWHSDDVEEDCNDVKRVTSGRGTGSKRSRAAEVHNLSERRRRDRINEKMRALQELIPNCNKVDKASMLDEAIEYLKTLQLQVQIMSMGAGLFMPPMMFPGAMPPMNTPHIYPPMGVGMGFGIGMPDMNGGIPMVPVPHMQGMHFPGPSMPAQTVMHGLPSSNFQVLGLPGQGLPMPMPRGPVAPFSGGPFVTNSSMAVAPVDNFGSTAACSSKDTSPNINSPMVPNGGTDPSMTPALRQANEQASCVNASSVKPTSKNDLIAN
- the LOC103493865 gene encoding transcription factor PIF3 isoform X2, which gives rise to MVASDLSMNPENDVFELVWENGQILLQGQSNRTRKNSNLNTSQAQCLPTHSPRDRDRDVGYFNNAKMGKFGAIDSVVRDVMSTAPSPDVELAHDDDDDMVPWLSYPLDGHLQHDYSSDFLPELSGVTVNDFPSRNSIASSIGKASGGNQVNRERDMHLNSMHGANLEDGNISKLSSLDVSAARARSSTNQLHSSASQQSQTSFPHLRTKCAGGTENTTGKILHDSLVGHSPQVPLIASSSSSTARQKLDPTPPNNASNIINFSHFLRPAALLKSNPQNHGVPGTGGSRNLDSMVKNSSAANSQPRESSLIAIQGGIRNESNSGCKNAVVPSIDGKNPSDAKPPEQSQANKQPEAACLGDSADHDDRLKHCLEVGATKGYADSEKAVESVIAASLCSRNSVEGASDDPPLNRKRKCHDTEDSEWHSDDVEEDCNDVKRVTSGRGTGSKRSRAAEVHNLSERRRRDRINEKMRALQELIPNCNKVDKASMLDEAIEYLKTLQLQVQIMSMGAGLFMPPMMFPGAMPPMNTPHIYPPMGVGMGFGIGMPDMNGGIPMVPVPHMQGMHFPGPSMPAQTVMHGLPSSNFQVLGLPGQGLPMPMPRGPVAPFSGGPFVTNSSMAVAPVDNFGSTAACSSKDTSPNINSPMVPNGGTDPSMTPALRQANEQASCVNASSVKPTSKNDLIAN